One Heptranchias perlo isolate sHepPer1 chromosome 5, sHepPer1.hap1, whole genome shotgun sequence DNA window includes the following coding sequences:
- the cmpk2 gene encoding UMP-CMP kinase 2, mitochondrial, whose amino-acid sequence MNVRCSLKMAQSLGSTLFQEWAKRIFAIEFNNNSEPLYFALNPTSEGPWDENSRLHRLLTRGQTYSVCISSENRIQGAESYLHLRDKLARLPERCRVMELMAFFPNKQGSLIKGFLIQDGENDQGTERLLQDLVRESGQTSFCSYMRDDGGRIWQRLGLVTDGQEREIFRNCISLAERPELHPSVLNIKNSVVFCKYEDAYSVLEECTELIPTAKDVLQLADQCERTSRKGPLPVIVIEGLDATGKTTLTEALRESIQATLLKSPPDCIGHLRKTFDAEPPLIRRAFYALGNHITASVIASESEKSPVIVDRFWHSTAAYAIATEVHGKVENLPPPHHELYQWPLDLVQPDLVLLLTVSAEERVRRLERRGQMRTKEEIELEANSPFRQKLEETYRRMENPACVVIDASASKEEVLKNALLCIERYCGIERT is encoded by the exons ATGAATGTCCGCTGCAGCCTAAAGATGGCCCAGTCACTCGGGTCGACTCTGTTTCAGGAGTGGGCTAAAAGGATCTTTGCAATCGAGTTCAACAATAACTCAGAGCCGCTTTATTTTGCCCTAAACCCAACCTCTGAGGGGCCCTGGGATGAGAATTCCCGTTTGCACCGACTCCTCACCCGCGGTCAAACCTACTCAGTTTGCATCTCCTCTGAAAACAGGATTCAAGGTGCAGAATCGTACCTACATCTTCGAGACAAACTGGCAAGACTGCCCGAAAGATGCCGCGTTATGGAACTGATGGCGTTTTTCCCAAACAAGCAGGGATCTTTGATCAAGGGTTTTTTGATTCAAGATGGTGAAAATGATCAGGGCACAGAGCGTCTCTTGCAAGATCTGGTCCGTGAAAGTGGGCAGACAAGTTTCTGCAGCTACATGAGGGACGATGGGGGCAGAATATGGCAGAGACTGGGGTTGGTCACTGATGGGCAGGAAAGGGAGATCTTCAGAAACTGTATCTCCCTGGCTGAAAGGCCAGAGCTTCATCCCTCTGTGTTAAACATCAAAAACTCAGTTGTATTCTGCAAGTATGAAGATGCTTATAGCGTTTTAGAAGAG TGTACAGAATTAATTCCCACAGCCAAGGATGTTCTACAATTAGCGGATCAATGCGAGAGGACTTCCAGAAAGGGCCCACTTCCAGTAATAGTGATAGAAGGACTCGACGCAACAG GAAAAACTACTTTGACTGAGGCTTTAAGAGAATCCATCCAAGCAACACTTCTGAAATCCCCACCAGACTGCATTGGCCATTTGAGAAAAACATTTGATGCAGAACCACCTCTCATTCGACGGGCCTTTTATGCTTTGGGCAACCACATTACTGCCTCCGTCATCGCTAGTGAATCGGAAAAGTCTCCAGTAATCGTGGATCG ATTCTGGCATAGCACTGCAGCGTATGCGATCGCCACAGAAGTCCATGGAAAGGTGGAGAACCTCCCTCCACCTCACCACGAATTGTACCAGTGGCCCCTGGATCTAGTTCAACCAGATTTAGTGCTGTTGCTCACAGTCAGTGCAGAGGAGAGAGTCCGCCGCTTGGAACGAAGAGGACAGATGAGGACAAAGGAAGAAATTGAGCTGGAAGCAAACAGTCCATTTCGACAAAA GCTGGAGGAAACTTACAGAAGAATGGAGAATCCAGCTTGTGTCGTAATCGATGCCAGTGCTTCAAAGGAAGAGGTCCTCAAAAATGCTCTTCTTTGTATTGAAAGATACTGTGGCATTGAAAGAACTTGA